The sequence ATAATTTTATCTTGAATTTCTCCATCCTCCGTCAACAACTCAAAGACTTTTAATAAATTTACTCTATATAATTTTACATATGTTTTTTTAACCCCCGGTGCCATTCCGTAGTCAAAATTCGGTATGCTCTGACCACCGTGCTGGTCATTCTGATTGGACTGTATAGCAATACAGGCTAAAGCGGCATAACTTTGAATGTCGTTAGGTTCTCTCAAAAATCCATGGCCGGTACAAAACCCTCCTTTAAACAGCTTTACGATATCTATCTGGCAGCAGGTAGTAGTCAGCATAAGAAAATCCAAATCATGTATATGAATATCCCCTTCTTTGTGAGCTTTGGAATGTTCGGGCTTTAATATAAACAAATCATAAAACTGTTTCGCCCCTTCGGAACCAAATTTAAGCATGGTACCCATAGCCGTATCTCCGTCTATGTTGGCATTTTCCCTCTTTAAGTCATTATCCTTGGCATCTTTAAAGGTCAGATCTTCGTATACCTTCATAAGTCTTGTGTTCATTTCCCTTACTCTGTTTCTTTCGGCTCTGTAGAGAATATACTCTTTTGCCGTACGGGCATGACCTGACTCTATAAGTACCTTTTCCACTATATCCTGTATTTCTTCAACTTCGGGTACCTTATGTATATAATCCCGTTCTAGTATTTCAGCAACTTCTTCCGATAAAGCAACTGCCATATCATAATCCTGTCCTCCGGCCGCTTTTGCTGCTTTAAATATAGCATTTGAAATCTTTTCAATATTAAAGGGGACCTCTCTTCCATCTCTTTTTTTGATCTTCGTAATCATTTTAGCATCTCCTTATTTTTATAATGAATAGGATAATATGACAAAAAAATAATAACAGCATATACTATATGTTGTTATTATATGATAACAAGTATCTATATAATGTGTCAAGTGCAAAATTTAATGCAGTAATAAAGTTCCAGTGAATATATCGGGACTACTGATAAAGTCGTTATTTTTAAAAATTACTCAGTAAAAATGCGGATTTGGAGATACAAAAAATTAAAAAATTGGACTTTTTCACTGGTCCCGAATATATCCAGTGTCTTGATGTTATTTTATAATAGAAATATAATATATTCAAGATATGATTAAAGAAAGGAGCAAAAGTTTAATGGAACAAAATAATAAAGAAAAAAATTATTTTTTGTTAAGTTGTCAACAGCGGGAACGGGATGAAGCAGAACTGTATAAAAGAATTTCCGATCGCATCAAGGATCCTGAAGCAAAAAAAATCTTAAAATCCATATCTCAGGATGAAAACTCCCATGCCGAAAAATTTGCTTCATATTCTAACCAAATTCTCAAACCTAATATGAGTCGGATAAGGTTCTACAACTTCATAGCAATTATGTTGGGATATACATTTATGCTTAAAATGTTTGAAAGAGGAGAAGAAAAGGCAATCAATTCATATAAAGCCCATATAGCGGAAATACCTATGTTGGAAACCATCCTTCGTGATGAGGAAGCCCACGAGGCAAAACTCATTGATCTATTGGATGAAGAAAGATTGCAATATGTAGGAGATATGGTATTGGGCATGAATGATGCTCTTGTGGAATTAACGGGATCATTGGCCGGATATACCCTTGCCATGCAGAATACGTCGGTTATAGCTATGGCCGGCTTGATTACCGGAATTTCCGCTACTCTTTCCATGAGTGCATCAGGATACCTATCATCTCGGGCATCAGGGAACAAAAATGCCGTAAAATCTTCTGCCTATACAGGTATTGCCTATTTGATTACTGTAGTGCTGTTAATTATACCTTATTTGCTGTTCTCTAAAGACAATTATATTCCGGCATTGATTGTAACAATGCTTATTGCTATTTCCATAATCGCAGGGTTTAATTTTTATATTTCCGTTGCTAAAGATGAACCATTTAAGCGTAACTTTTTTGAAATGGCAGGCATCAGCATGGGTGTAGCGGTGATATCCTTTATTGTAGGTATAATCGTTAAACAGGTATTGGGAATTGATTTGTAATAAATAACACCCTACAGGAATATAATTTATTAACAAATAATACTGGGGGTGTCCTATGAAAAATTTTAAAAAATGTATTTCATTTATCATTATTGCAGTTCTATTTTTAAGTTTATCCATTCCATCCTTTGCAGAAAAAGAAAAAATTTTAACGGCTGAGGAAGTATTTGATTCGGAAACTGTGGAAAAAATAAAAGAAGAAATAGAAAAAAATTTAGTAATCGTACCGGATAAAACAGAAGATGCGGATAAAGAACAAAATAATTCCTTTGGAACATATCCTACAAGAAAAGGTGTAATTCTTGTTACGGCAGATAAACTCAAGGGAATAATTCCGACAGGCCATGCAGCTATAATATACAGTTCCGGTACAGTTGTGGAATCTTTGTCAAATGGCGTGACCACCGGAAATAATGATTGGAACCGTACCAGAGGTACATGTTACGGAGTTACTGTGACAAGTACAACTATATCTGAAGATGCATCGGCTGCAAATTATTGTTACAACAAAATAGGTTTGCCTTATAATTTTAACTATCTCAATCCTTATACAAGAAGTAAATTTTATTGTTCGCAGCTTGTTTATGCCGCATTTTTAGATTTATATGATATAAATCTCGACACAGCCGCATTCGCTATTGCAGTCCATCCTATGGAATTAGTAAATACAGATAAAACAATGACCATATATGAAAAATAATAAAAAATAGAAAGGGCTTCTATTGAAGCATTAATATATTAGGGCACTTCTCAAACAATCTTATTTTCAATACCGTTGTTTTTGGAGTGCCTAATTTTAACTTTAAGAAAATAATAAGGAGGAAATCAAATGATCAAAAAATTCTTGGGAATTACATTTTTATCTGCTATTGTGCTTATAGGATGTACAAATACGGGAAATATGGTAAACAGTAATTCAAATCTTCATATGGGTATTATTGAAACAACAGGGCAATCAAATGAAACATACTTAACACTTTTAGATCAAAATCTGAAAGTAATCAAACGGGAAAAGATTGAATTGGGTTCCATGGGTTCTCCCTTTGATCTTCCCAGAATATTCAACGGCAGTATGTATGTTGTACCAAAGGGCCTAATAACAAAGGACCTGACTGTCGTATTCGAATATGGCTTAAGCAATGGAAATACAAACACTTATGACGTGAAACAGCACAATATAAATACCTTTGCTGTAGATGAAAATTTTCTTTACACCGCAAATACTTTAAATATGAGTTCAATTATCACCAAATGCAATAAATCAACAAATAAATTGGAGACACTGAATATAAATAATGTCTACATCAGCAGATTAGATGCCTACGATAATACTCTATATGCTTTCGGCGAAGAGATGAATGATGAACCGGCGCATAAATCCTTCCTATATTTGATTGATCCCGTGAGTTTAAAAATAAATGATATTATAGATATTACAGAATGCGGAACGGGACAATATTATAGTTTAAAAATAAATGATAAAATATATTTTACAAATCAATATGATATAGATGGAAACCCGGGTTATAAATTAAGCGTATTTGATATAAACAATAAAAAAGCTGAAAACTATGAGCTTAAATCGCCTTTTCCCTATCAAATCTTTGAATATAACAATAAACTTTTAATTTCTCATTATGACCTTGTTCAAAACAGAGGAAATGACTTAACCATATTTGATCCTACGGATCACTTGCAGAAATTAACTACTTTTAAAAACTCCATCGGTCAAATTTATGTATTTGGAAATACGCTTTATTCTGCTGATTTAGAAAATTTATATGTATATAACTTAGAAAATTTTAAGTTGGAAAAGACCATTGATATATATTCCAAAAGGAATGAAAAAATGTTCTTCTACTTTTCAAGCTTTTTCATCAAACCGTAAAATCAGGTTTCCCATTATCATATTTATTCTATGATTTAATAATTAAGCCCAAGAGTTGAGACAGCTCACATGCCTGGGAGGGAGTAACAACCGCCCCTTTCAGTTCATATCCCGAAACCACAATTCCTTCAATATCATCGGTAGTAAAATCAACATCCTTTAAAGAAGTATGCAAAAAATCAGCTCCATTTAGTTTGCATTTATGAAATTCAATAAATTTCAATTGACAGTCCTGCACATTTCCATTTGTTAAATCAGAATCATCGAATGATGTATTTTTTAAATTGGCGGAAAATAGATTTATATATTTACAATTACAATTAGTCATTAGCATATTGTTTAAATCAGTACTGGCAAAATTAGCCCCTACTGCCTTGCAATTTCTAAATTCAACCCGGTGAAAAATACAGCTTTCAAAATC is a genomic window of Acidilutibacter cellobiosedens containing:
- a CDS encoding VIT1/CCC1 transporter family protein, whose translation is MEQNNKEKNYFLLSCQQRERDEAELYKRISDRIKDPEAKKILKSISQDENSHAEKFASYSNQILKPNMSRIRFYNFIAIMLGYTFMLKMFERGEEKAINSYKAHIAEIPMLETILRDEEAHEAKLIDLLDEERLQYVGDMVLGMNDALVELTGSLAGYTLAMQNTSVIAMAGLITGISATLSMSASGYLSSRASGNKNAVKSSAYTGIAYLITVVLLIIPYLLFSKDNYIPALIVTMLIAISIIAGFNFYISVAKDEPFKRNFFEMAGISMGVAVISFIVGIIVKQVLGIDL
- a CDS encoding YiiX/YebB-like N1pC/P60 family cysteine hydrolase, giving the protein MKNFKKCISFIIIAVLFLSLSIPSFAEKEKILTAEEVFDSETVEKIKEEIEKNLVIVPDKTEDADKEQNNSFGTYPTRKGVILVTADKLKGIIPTGHAAIIYSSGTVVESLSNGVTTGNNDWNRTRGTCYGVTVTSTTISEDASAANYCYNKIGLPYNFNYLNPYTRSKFYCSQLVYAAFLDLYDINLDTAAFAIAVHPMELVNTDKTMTIYEK
- a CDS encoding pentapeptide repeat-containing protein; the protein is MKLTKPKLSKVLKEDVDLQSAIQQGIEDEEDIEGSHFDNSYVENVQVRNIEFNDCIFENCNFIKCKLNKVFFVDVVFESCDISNIDFESCIFHRVEFRNCKAVGANFASTDLNNMLMTNCNCKYINLFSANLKNTSFDDSDLTNGNVQDCQLKFIEFHKCKLNGADFLHTSLKDVDFTTDDIEGIVVSGYELKGAVVTPSQACELSQLLGLIIKS